A single Meles meles chromosome 20, mMelMel3.1 paternal haplotype, whole genome shotgun sequence DNA region contains:
- the LOC123933024 gene encoding olfactory receptor 7C1-like, with protein sequence MDPRNHSGIPVFLLLGLSGKPVIQSVLFGLFLSLYLVTVFGNLLIILAISSDSHLHTPMYFFLSNLSFSDICFTSTTIPKMLLNIQTQRKVITYAGCITQMYFFTVFGLLDNLLLTAMAYDRFVAVCHPLHYTVIMNPQLCAQLLILTWLISVLGALPESLTMLQLSFCAVIEIPHYFCELPKILHLACSDTFINNVVLYIVTGVMGFFPLAGILFSYSRIVSSVLKISTVGGKYKAFSTCGSHLSVVSLFYGTCLGVYLSSMWTHASQTGVFVSVLYTVVTPMMNPFIYSLRNKDMKRALRKLLCSVLSSQ encoded by the coding sequence ATGGATCCAAGAAACCACTCAGGTATTCCAGTATTTCTCCTCCTGGGACTTTCTGGGAAGCCAGTGATTCAGTCTGTTCTCTTTGGGCTGTTCCTGTCTTTGTACCTGGTCACTGTCTTTGGGAACCTGCTCATCATCCTGGCGATAAGTTCAGACtctcacctccacacacccatgtacttctttcTCTCCAACCTGTCCTTCTCTGACATCTGTTTCACCTCTACCACCATCCCCAAGATGCTGCTGAACATCCAGACTCAGAGAAAAGTCATTACCTATGCAGGCTGCATCACACAGATGTATTTTTTCACCGTTTTTGGACTTTTGGACAATTTACTCCTGACTGCAATGGCTTATGACCGCTTTGTGGCTGTCTGTCATCCCCTGCACTACACAGTCATCATGAATCCCCAGCTCTGTGCCCAGTTACTCATCCTGACCTGGCTCATCAGTGTTCTGGGGGCCCTTCCTGAGAGTTTAACCATGTTGCAGCTCTCCTTCTGTGCAGTCATTGAAATCCCACACTATTTCTGTGAACTCCCCAAGATCCTGCACCTCGCCTGCTCTGACACCTTCATCAATAATGTCGTATTATATATTGTGACAGGTGttatgggtttttttcctctcgCTGGGATCCTTTTCTCTTATTCCCGAATTGTCTCTTCTGTACTGAAGATCTCAACAGTGGGAGGAAAGTATAAAGCATTTTCTACCTGTGGGTCTCACCTCTCTGTGGTCTCCTTGTTCTATGGAACCTGCCTGGGGGTCTATCTCAGTTCTATGTGGACACATGCCTCTCAGACAGGAGTGTTTGTCTCAGTCCTATACACCGTGGTCACTCCCATGATGAACCccttcatctacagcctgaggaacAAGGACATGAAGAGGGCCCTAAGAAAGCTTCTCTGTAGTGTGTTGTCCTCCCAGTGA
- the LOC123932633 gene encoding olfactory receptor-like protein OLF4, whose translation MFFLSCFCSHISDMELENDTQISEFFLLGFSEEPELQPFLFGLFLSMYLVIILGNLLIILAVSSDSHLYTPMYFFLTNLSLVDICFTSTTVPKMLVNIQTQEKVITYESCIIQMYFFILFVGLDNFLLTVMAYDRFVAICHPLHYMVTMNPRLCGLLVLVSWIMSVLHSLLQTLMVLRLSFCTEVEIPHFFCELNQMIQLACSDTFLNDMVMYFATVLLVAAPLAGVLYSYSKIASSICGISTAQGKYKAFSTCASHLSVVSLFYCTGLGVYLSSAAPQSSHSSAMASVMYTVVTPMLNPFIYSLRNRDIKGALNVFFRRKP comes from the coding sequence atgttctttctttcttgtttttgtagTCACATCAGTGACATGGAACTGGAGAATGATacacaaatttcagaattttttctccTGGGATTTTCAGAGGAACCAGAATTGCAACCCTTCCTCTTTGGTCTGTTCCTCTCCATGTACTTGGTCATCATTCTTGGGAACCTGCTCATCATCCTGGCTGTCAGCTCAGACTCCCACCTatacacccccatgtacttcttcctcaccAATCTGTCCCTTGTAGATATCTGTTTCACCTCCACGACTGTCCCCAAGATGCTGGTGAATATACAAACGCAGGAAAAGGTCATAACTTATGAAAGTTGCATCATACAGATGTACTTTTTCATACTTTTTGTAGGTTTGGACAACTTTCTCCTGACTGTGATGGCTTACGACCGCTTTGTGGCCATTTGTCACCCCCTACATTACATGGTCACCATGAACCCCCGGCTCTGTGGACTATTGGTTTTAGTGTCCTGGATCATGAGTGTTCTGCATTCTTTGTTACAAACCCTAATGGTCTTGCGGCTGTCCTTCTGTACAGAGGTGGAAATCCCCCACTTTTTCTGTGAACTcaatcagatgatccaacttgcttGTTCTGATACCTTTCTTAATGACATGGTGATGTATTTTGCAACTGTGCTGCTGGTTGCTGCTCCCCTGGCTGGGGTCCTTTACTCATACTCTAAGATAGCTTCCTCCATATGTGGGATCTCAACAGCTCAGGGCAAGTATAAAGCATTTTCCACCTGTGCATCTCACCTCTCTGTTGTCTCCTTATTTTACTGTACAGGCCTAGGAGTGTACCTTAGCTCTGCTGCTCCCCAGAGCTCCCACTCAAGTGCAATGGCCTCAGTGATGTACACAGTGGTCACACCCATGCTGAATCCCTTTATCTACAGTCTGAGGAACAGAGACATAAAGGGGGCTCTAAATGTATTTTTCAGAAGGAAGCCATAa